A window of the Desulfurobacterium indicum genome harbors these coding sequences:
- a CDS encoding cytochrome c3 family protein, with the protein MSTKKPFLICAGGLVLGLFISLLVAQGVKYSSTSEFCASCHEMKFVYDTWEKNAHGPLSGSAGACKASCVDCHMPHNANVATYLFVKTKAAVRDVIGHIRGPEKFDWVKNLDERNRYTYESSCKGCHKVISDNIMHEKYKKGETDKTCIDCHHGVGHGDYFREKLEAMLSKGMMAEK; encoded by the coding sequence ATGTCTACTAAAAAACCATTTCTCATCTGTGCAGGGGGGCTTGTTTTAGGACTTTTTATCTCTCTGTTGGTGGCGCAGGGAGTTAAATACTCTTCTACTTCAGAGTTTTGTGCCTCCTGCCACGAAATGAAGTTTGTTTACGATACGTGGGAAAAGAATGCTCACGGGCCACTCAGCGGTTCTGCCGGGGCATGCAAGGCTTCATGTGTAGATTGTCATATGCCTCATAACGCCAATGTAGCTACCTATCTGTTTGTTAAAACAAAAGCAGCAGTTAGGGATGTTATCGGACATATTAGAGGACCAGAAAAGTTTGATTGGGTTAAAAACCTTGATGAAAGAAACCGCTATACCTATGAGTCTTCATGTAAAGGGTGTCATAAGGTTATTTCAGACAACATTATGCATGAAAAATATAAGAAAGGTGAAACGGATAAAACCTGTATTGATTGTCACCACGGTGTAGGGCACGGTGATTATTTCAGAGAAAAACTCGAAGCAATGCTTTCAAAAGGTATGATGGCAGAAAAGTAA